A stretch of Brevundimonas naejangsanensis DNA encodes these proteins:
- a CDS encoding transglycosylase — protein MQYVEIAIALAGALALAWIADLVTGRRGLGATVLVALVSAACGAFLAVRVFAVAVLTDWEWLPWSMAAAVLGLFAFFLFRSKR, from the coding sequence GTGCAATACGTCGAGATCGCCATCGCCCTGGCCGGGGCCCTGGCCCTGGCCTGGATCGCCGACCTGGTGACGGGTCGCCGCGGCCTGGGCGCGACCGTCCTGGTCGCCCTGGTCAGCGCCGCATGCGGCGCCTTCCTTGCGGTGCGGGTGTTCGCGGTGGCCGTGCTGACGGACTGGGAATGGCTGCCCTGGTCCATGGCCGCCGCCGTCCTGGGGCTGTTCGCCTTCTTCCTGTTCCGGAGCAAGCGCTGA
- a CDS encoding DUF2842 domain-containing protein gives MPPRARRFIATLGVVFFLAFWVWGAVTLHDRLPDAWWIDLIFFAVAGIGWGLPLIPLLRWAERPPQDDAAR, from the coding sequence ATGCCGCCCCGCGCCCGCCGCTTCATCGCCACGCTCGGCGTCGTCTTCTTTCTGGCCTTCTGGGTCTGGGGCGCGGTGACGCTGCACGACCGGCTGCCGGACGCCTGGTGGATCGACCTCATCTTCTTCGCCGTCGCGGGCATCGGCTGGGGCCTGCCGCTCATCCCCCTGCTGCGCTGGGCCGAGCGCCCGCCGCAGGACGATGCCGCGCGCTAG
- a CDS encoding M23 family metallopeptidase, producing MIPGTRRSVILGTALALGAPAAALSDAGAPSGGYVCAACGCAMDGRLFSSPGVCPACGMERIPAAAARGEPVADFPPVQLEMRVPFPPTAVPSAGREHLIYELHLRNFGNRPLPLSGLEILDANTKAIVAGFEGASLEALISPIGLGALMVGEGLMLGSGRSCVVFLRLASAGAAPAKLQHRMRSGGEFTTGPAIDVAPSQTLRRLGPPVKGSDWVATNNAGADDHHRVGLLAVDGAARIARRYAIDWKRQRGGAWFDGDEADVRAYHAYGQAVLAVADATVVVASDGFPDNRPRTDEGFAPVLEITMHSVGGNVVTLDLGDGLFASYAHLQPGSVKVRAGDRVSRGQALGAIGNSGDSRWPHLHFQVTDGPSLLGSEGLPYVIDAYGEVVGDRREQRHGEMPMRQARIDFA from the coding sequence ATGATCCCAGGCACCCGACGATCAGTCATTTTGGGAACCGCCCTGGCGCTGGGAGCGCCCGCCGCAGCCCTGTCCGACGCAGGCGCGCCGTCTGGAGGCTATGTCTGCGCCGCTTGCGGCTGCGCCATGGACGGGCGGTTGTTCTCCTCGCCGGGCGTCTGCCCCGCCTGCGGCATGGAGCGCATTCCCGCGGCGGCTGCCCGAGGCGAGCCGGTCGCCGATTTTCCGCCGGTGCAGTTGGAGATGCGCGTGCCGTTTCCGCCAACAGCGGTTCCCAGCGCCGGTCGCGAGCATCTGATCTATGAGTTGCATCTACGCAACTTCGGGAACAGGCCGTTGCCTCTCAGCGGGCTCGAGATTCTTGACGCCAACACCAAGGCGATCGTGGCGGGCTTTGAGGGGGCGAGCCTGGAAGCGCTGATCAGCCCGATCGGTCTCGGCGCCCTGATGGTGGGCGAAGGACTGATGCTCGGCAGCGGCCGCAGTTGTGTCGTCTTTCTGCGGCTCGCGAGCGCCGGCGCAGCCCCTGCGAAGTTGCAGCATCGGATGCGCTCGGGCGGAGAGTTCACGACGGGCCCGGCGATCGACGTCGCCCCGAGCCAGACGCTGAGGCGGCTGGGACCGCCCGTGAAGGGGAGCGACTGGGTCGCCACCAATAACGCAGGGGCGGACGACCATCACCGCGTCGGCTTGCTGGCGGTGGATGGGGCCGCCCGCATCGCGCGGCGCTACGCGATCGACTGGAAGCGGCAGCGAGGCGGCGCATGGTTCGACGGCGATGAAGCAGACGTGCGCGCCTACCATGCCTATGGCCAGGCGGTACTCGCGGTGGCGGATGCGACCGTCGTCGTGGCGTCTGACGGATTCCCCGACAACAGGCCGCGCACCGATGAAGGCTTCGCGCCTGTGCTGGAGATCACCATGCATTCGGTCGGGGGGAACGTCGTGACCCTCGATCTGGGCGACGGGCTGTTCGCCTCCTATGCGCACCTGCAGCCCGGAAGCGTGAAGGTCCGGGCGGGCGACCGGGTAAGTCGGGGCCAGGCGCTGGGCGCGATCGGGAATTCCGGCGACAGCCGCTGGCCGCATCTGCATTTCCAGGTGACCGATGGTCCAAGTCTGCTTGGATCAGAAGGCCTGCCCTACGTCATCGACGCCTATGGCGAAGTCGTCGGCGATCGGAGAGAGCAGCGACACGGCGAGATGCCGATGCGCCAGGCAAGGATAGATTTCGCCTGA
- a CDS encoding GlxA family transcriptional regulator, which yields MSSPVHPKLSVQILGFDGVQALDLVGPLEALASVRVAGHPAYDIRLVGLHGRRFSSETGIVFEADSDLSERATADTIIVPGGSGLRRPDTLKAASSWVLAQASSARRIVSVCTGAYALAAAGVLDGRRATTHWRFIADLAQRYPSMDVDPDAIFIKDGPIYTSAGITAGIDLALALAEEDFGPTAALDVAREMVVFLKRPGGQAQFSQPLSMQMRSGDRFADLIAWMAANPGADQCVEVLAAKASMSVRTFSRRFKEQIGRSPARYAEDLRLDAARARLERRHEPISVIAADFGFGSDDAFARVFSRRFGVRPSDYRDRFQTKDET from the coding sequence ATGAGCTCGCCCGTCCATCCAAAGTTGTCAGTGCAAATCCTCGGGTTCGACGGGGTGCAGGCGCTGGATCTCGTCGGCCCCCTGGAAGCGCTCGCCAGCGTACGGGTGGCGGGTCATCCCGCGTATGACATCCGCCTGGTCGGGCTCCATGGACGCCGCTTCTCGTCGGAGACCGGGATCGTCTTCGAAGCGGATTCCGACCTTTCGGAGCGTGCGACTGCCGACACCATCATTGTTCCCGGAGGCTCCGGGCTACGGAGGCCGGATACGCTGAAGGCGGCAAGCAGCTGGGTTCTGGCCCAGGCCTCAAGCGCCAGACGCATCGTTTCGGTTTGCACCGGGGCCTATGCCTTGGCGGCGGCCGGTGTGCTGGATGGTCGTCGCGCGACGACGCACTGGCGCTTCATCGCCGACCTGGCGCAGCGATACCCCTCGATGGACGTCGACCCCGACGCCATCTTCATCAAGGACGGGCCAATCTACACGTCGGCGGGGATCACGGCCGGGATCGACTTGGCGCTGGCGCTCGCCGAGGAGGATTTCGGGCCGACCGCTGCGCTGGATGTGGCTCGTGAGATGGTGGTTTTCCTCAAGCGGCCGGGCGGGCAGGCGCAGTTTTCCCAGCCCCTGTCGATGCAGATGAGGAGCGGCGACCGCTTCGCCGATCTGATCGCCTGGATGGCGGCCAATCCCGGCGCGGATCAGTGCGTCGAGGTGCTGGCGGCCAAGGCATCCATGAGCGTCCGGACGTTTTCGCGCCGGTTCAAGGAACAGATCGGCCGGTCGCCGGCCCGTTACGCCGAGGATCTGCGGCTGGACGCGGCGAGGGCGCGTCTGGAAAGGCGGCATGAGCCGATCAGCGTCATCGCAGCAGACTTCGGCTTCGGCAGCGACGATGCCTTCGCGCGCGTTTTTTCTCGCCGGTTCGGCGTCCGGCCGAGCGACTATCGCGATCGTTTCCAGACGAAGGATGAGACATGA
- a CDS encoding alpha/beta hydrolase family protein, whose protein sequence is MKSHIIAAALLSLPGSALAQQPAREVSIRSGDATLSARVLEGVGEGARPAIILFNGFPAGPGIPRIATELQAGGYTVLLPQYRGTGSSGGVVSVRNSREDGAAAVAWLKGAEAERVDTARIGVLGVSYGGWVALQTAASDPSIGCVVALVPADMGVIGARWAIDAEYRSAWKTDLDGIAAEPAAARFGPGGVDAFMAEAVADADRHRLAARASDLTAHPIFIAGGRRDPAAPFAEHYAPLVQALRTAKAPFTALEFNGGHNPSEAAAAARSFIERSCFVA, encoded by the coding sequence ATGAAATCGCATATTATCGCCGCCGCCCTCCTGAGCCTCCCGGGGAGCGCCCTTGCCCAGCAGCCCGCCCGAGAGGTGTCGATCCGGTCCGGCGACGCAACGCTTTCCGCTCGGGTCCTGGAGGGTGTTGGAGAGGGCGCTCGTCCGGCGATCATCCTGTTCAACGGCTTCCCGGCCGGGCCGGGCATTCCGCGTATCGCCACCGAGCTCCAGGCTGGCGGCTACACGGTGCTTCTGCCCCAGTATCGCGGGACAGGAAGCTCGGGGGGCGTGGTAAGCGTCCGCAACTCGCGCGAGGACGGCGCCGCGGCCGTGGCCTGGTTGAAGGGGGCGGAGGCCGAGCGCGTGGATACGGCTAGGATCGGAGTCCTCGGCGTCAGCTACGGCGGCTGGGTGGCGCTGCAGACCGCGGCTTCGGACCCCAGCATCGGCTGCGTCGTGGCGCTGGTGCCCGCGGACATGGGCGTCATCGGCGCGCGTTGGGCCATCGACGCCGAGTATCGCTCAGCCTGGAAGACGGATCTCGACGGCATCGCGGCCGAGCCCGCCGCCGCGCGGTTCGGGCCGGGCGGGGTGGACGCCTTCATGGCGGAAGCCGTCGCCGACGCTGACCGGCACCGCCTGGCGGCGAGAGCGTCGGACCTAACCGCGCATCCGATCTTCATCGCGGGCGGGCGCCGCGACCCCGCAGCGCCCTTCGCCGAACACTATGCGCCGCTGGTCCAGGCCCTTCGAACGGCGAAAGCCCCTTTCACGGCGCTGGAGTTCAACGGCGGCCATAACCCTTCCGAAGCCGCGGCCGCGGCCCGGAGCTTCATCGAGAGAAGCTGCTTCGTCGCGTAA
- a CDS encoding autorepressor SdpR family transcription factor, translating into MNTVFKAIADPTRRRVLELLRQGPMTAGELADQFAVSKPTMSAHFNVLREAGLIDAFKQGKTITYRLQLSVLEDALLTFSQLVGIDLSGSTADTQPKNGSSK; encoded by the coding sequence ATGAACACGGTTTTCAAAGCGATCGCGGATCCGACCCGCCGCCGGGTGCTTGAGTTGCTCCGGCAGGGTCCGATGACGGCCGGCGAACTGGCGGACCAGTTCGCCGTGTCCAAGCCGACCATGTCGGCGCACTTCAACGTGTTGCGTGAAGCGGGTCTGATCGACGCCTTCAAGCAGGGCAAGACGATCACCTACCGTCTGCAGCTCTCCGTGCTCGAAGACGCCCTGCTGACCTTCAGCCAGCTTGTCGGGATCGACCTCTCGGGATCGACCGCTGACACACAGCCCAAGAACGGATCCTCGAAATGA